From a region of the Methanobrevibacter sp. V74 genome:
- a CDS encoding transposase, producing the protein MENISQKKIKMQRKIENHRSPKKSTKIRSKKQQKLPFANMKQNMHLTEFTTTGLKKVNTEFKLYTIGHNLKKEYTTK; encoded by the coding sequence ATGGAAAACATTTCCCAAAAAAAAATAAAAATGCAAAGAAAAATAGAAAACCACAGAAGCCCAAAAAAATCTACAAAAATACGCTCAAAAAAACAGCAGAAACTACCATTTGCAAACATGAAACAAAACATGCACCTAACAGAATTCACAACAACAGGCTTAAAAAAAGTAAATACAGAGTTTAAACTATACACAATAGGACACAACTTAAAAAAAGAATATACAACAAAATAA
- a CDS encoding phenylacetate--CoA ligase, with translation MFWNEEIETMSRQDLEELQLKKLKATVKRAFEKIPYYNKKYSEAEVYPEDIQTLKDIEKIPFITKDDLRESYPFGLFAVDMSEIKELHSSSGTTGKPVVSGYTEKDLDTWAETIARGLTMMGIGENDILQNTHGYGMFTGGFGVHYGSHKVGAAIIPISTGQTRRQNEIMSDFGTTGLIFTPSYGIHLAEVALEDGIDPKELGIKAIGFGAEGWTEEIRQRVEELFGAKAYNIYGLTELMGPGVGVECSQQEGLHVAEDIYYPEIIDPNTEKVLGENQPGELVLTNLEREGMPVIRFRTKDLTKITYEKCGCGRTHGRINRITGRSDDMIKVKGVAIFPSQIEKALLKVGDAEPHYMIIVTRPETLDEIEVKVEASKDIFFDGVKEMMAIQTKIAKSIENETGIRMKITLVEPKTLPRFEGKAKRVIDKRNLH, from the coding sequence ATGTTTTGGAATGAAGAAATCGAAACTATGTCAAGACAGGATCTTGAAGAATTACAATTAAAAAAACTTAAAGCGACTGTAAAAAGAGCATTTGAAAAAATACCATACTATAACAAGAAATACAGTGAAGCAGAAGTTTATCCTGAAGATATTCAAACTTTAAAAGATATTGAAAAAATACCATTTATAACAAAAGATGATTTAAGGGAAAGTTATCCATTTGGACTTTTTGCAGTAGACATGAGTGAAATTAAAGAACTACATTCCTCTTCAGGTACAACCGGCAAACCTGTAGTTTCAGGCTACACAGAAAAAGATTTAGATACCTGGGCTGAAACCATTGCTCGCGGACTTACCATGATGGGCATTGGTGAAAATGATATTTTACAAAATACTCACGGATATGGAATGTTTACCGGAGGTTTTGGAGTTCACTACGGTTCACACAAGGTCGGAGCAGCAATTATTCCAATTTCAACAGGACAAACTCGCAGACAAAATGAAATTATGAGCGATTTTGGAACAACAGGTTTAATTTTTACACCATCCTATGGAATCCACCTTGCTGAAGTTGCCCTTGAAGATGGAATTGACCCAAAAGAACTAGGCATTAAAGCTATTGGATTTGGAGCTGAAGGATGGACTGAAGAGATAAGGCAAAGAGTAGAAGAACTCTTCGGTGCAAAAGCATACAACATCTATGGTTTAACTGAACTCATGGGACCTGGCGTTGGAGTAGAATGCAGTCAACAAGAAGGTTTACATGTTGCGGAAGATATTTACTATCCAGAAATTATTGATCCCAACACTGAAAAAGTTTTAGGAGAAAATCAACCTGGAGAATTAGTTTTAACTAATCTTGAACGTGAAGGAATGCCTGTTATTAGATTTAGAACTAAAGATTTAACTAAAATTACTTATGAAAAATGTGGATGTGGAAGAACACATGGAAGAATAAATAGAATTACCGGCAGATCTGACGATATGATTAAAGTTAAAGGAGTAGCTATTTTCCCATCACAAATTGAAAAAGCATTGCTTAAAGTTGGTGATGCAGAGCCTCATTATATGATTATAGTTACAAGACCTGAAACCTTAGATGAAATCGAAGTTAAAGTAGAAGCATCAAAAGATATTTTCTTTGATGGTGTTAAAGAAATGATGGCAATTCAAACAAAAATCGCTAAATCGATAGAAAATGAAACAGGAATCAGAATGAAAATAACATTAGTAGAACCAAAAACCTTACCAAGATTTGAAGGTAAAGCAAAAAGAGTAATTGATAAAAGAAACTTGCATTAG
- a CDS encoding acetolactate synthase: MKIKQLSIFLQNKMGSLSKPLEVLTVANVNIRAMCMADTSEFGILRLVVDNPEKGKQALEENNFLVKITEIIGVEMNDAPGGLASILEIIKENSIDLEYLYAFSHDKSNKAILLLHADNIDKLISILTENNIKIVPAQEVYKL; this comes from the coding sequence ATGAAAATCAAACAATTATCAATATTTTTACAAAATAAAATGGGAAGTTTATCAAAACCTTTAGAAGTGTTAACTGTTGCAAATGTTAATATTAGAGCAATGTGCATGGCAGATACTTCTGAATTTGGAATTTTAAGACTTGTTGTTGACAATCCAGAAAAAGGTAAACAAGCTCTTGAAGAAAATAACTTTTTAGTTAAAATAACTGAAATCATTGGAGTTGAAATGAATGATGCACCAGGAGGTTTAGCTAGCATCCTGGAAATTATTAAAGAAAATTCAATTGATTTAGAATACCTTTATGCATTTTCACATGATAAATCCAATAAGGCCATTTTATTATTACATGCTGATAATATTGATAAATTAATTTCCATTTTAACGGAAAATAACATTAAAATCGTACCGGCTCAAGAAGTTTATAAATTATAA
- a CDS encoding ribonuclease H, translating to MDCYAYYTDGAATMKNKNGKYLREAGGWAFILLKNGKEVSRQSGGCPLTTNNEMELYAIYASMRDFLDNSNYGDLVEIYSDSSYCIDIFTKWAVNWQKKGWTKSDNKPIKNLEIIKEIWDLMADIGSNLTFKKVKGHSNNKLNNMVDKLAVGAKKIAKNTGKTIGYNQKPDKLLGNKQN from the coding sequence ATGGATTGTTATGCTTATTATACTGATGGTGCTGCAACAATGAAGAATAAAAATGGCAAATATCTTCGTGAAGCTGGTGGTTGGGCATTTATTTTACTAAAAAATGGTAAAGAAGTATCAAGACAATCTGGGGGTTGTCCATTAACTACTAACAATGAAATGGAATTATATGCAATTTATGCTTCAATGAGAGATTTTTTAGATAATTCTAATTATGGTGATTTGGTCGAAATTTATTCTGATTCTTCATATTGTATAGATATTTTTACAAAATGGGCTGTAAACTGGCAGAAAAAGGGTTGGACGAAATCTGATAATAAACCTATTAAAAATTTAGAGATTATTAAAGAAATTTGGGATTTAATGGCAGATATTGGTTCTAATTTGACTTTTAAAAAAGTAAAAGGTCATTCTAATAATAAATTAAATAATATGGTCGATAAACTTGCTGTTGGAGCTAAAAAAATAGCGAAAAATACAGGAAAAACAATTGGTTATAATCAAAAACCAGATAAATTACTTGGAAATAAACAAAATTAA
- a CDS encoding DUF2162 domain-containing protein, protein MDMMSVLWQVGIFASVLVFGIKIGLASGLANLPKKLFTVICIAYGGGVVLISAIASLYSEQLVQAIYSYNTIFYIMMASIMIIAGLFTIREWKIHDKNTSTATSLAIIAPCPCCFGSIIASVLIVAPTIGVSSLNLSWYAAGALVAVMIVTYFASNTIVKVINRPYPIVLGNFMLLLGAYFLLSAIVIPNIAGALSKTTSPITMSSPQDLLMIVIAFAILLFCGMVLTKRGKSILE, encoded by the coding sequence ATGGATATGATGAGTGTTTTATGGCAGGTTGGAATCTTTGCGTCTGTTTTAGTTTTTGGAATTAAGATAGGACTCGCTTCAGGATTGGCTAATTTGCCTAAAAAATTATTTACCGTAATTTGCATTGCTTATGGTGGAGGTGTTGTGCTTATTTCTGCTATTGCTTCACTTTACTCTGAACAGTTAGTTCAAGCAATCTACAGTTATAATACAATATTTTACATTATGATGGCATCAATAATGATTATTGCAGGATTATTCACAATAAGAGAGTGGAAAATACATGATAAAAATACTTCAACTGCAACTTCTTTAGCTATTATTGCTCCTTGTCCTTGTTGTTTTGGTTCAATTATTGCAAGTGTTTTAATTGTTGCACCAACAATTGGGGTTAGTTCTCTTAATTTAAGTTGGTATGCTGCTGGAGCACTTGTTGCTGTGATGATTGTAACTTATTTTGCATCAAATACTATTGTTAAAGTTATTAACAGGCCTTATCCTATTGTTTTAGGTAATTTCATGTTATTGCTTGGTGCATATTTCTTACTTTCAGCAATTGTTATACCAAATATTGCGGGAGCATTATCAAAAACAACAAGTCCAATTACAATGAGTTCTCCTCAAGACTTACTCATGATAGTCATAGCATTTGCTATTTTACTATTTTGCGGTATGGTTTTAACTAAAAGAGGTAAAAGTATTTTAGAATAG
- a CDS encoding beta-ribofuranosylaminobenzene 5'-phosphate synthase, with product MIIKAPSRIHMSLIDMNGSYRRVDGGIGLALQEPQFILEIQKTESGVTLEFSDEVTDEEAIEECRIKIPEAAKAAMDYFNIDSGFHFIVHQTYPPHSGFGSGTQISISAAHLITETMGIEVESRELSSIVGRGGTSGIGTYTHDLGGFILDGGHSKEEKPLFLPSGASEAKPATLIARYDFPEEWNILIAIPEIEKHMEGDDEVDVFQTYCPLPKEEVEQVSHLILMNLVPFMIEKDIKNFGWSISQLQNVGFNKLEHSLDDSYLPTMKAIEDAGAYGVGISSFGPVLYTIFDESNEFIVEKTREIIGDNGTVFVTKAQNHGFVIEK from the coding sequence ATGATAATTAAAGCACCTTCAAGAATACATATGTCCCTTATTGATATGAATGGGTCATATAGAAGAGTCGATGGTGGTATTGGGCTTGCTTTACAAGAGCCGCAATTCATCTTAGAAATTCAAAAAACAGAAAGCGGTGTAACACTTGAATTTTCAGATGAGGTTACAGATGAAGAAGCAATCGAAGAATGTAGAATAAAAATCCCTGAAGCGGCTAAAGCGGCTATGGATTATTTCAATATCGATTCTGGATTCCATTTTATCGTACATCAAACATATCCTCCACATTCTGGTTTTGGAAGTGGAACCCAAATTTCTATTTCAGCTGCTCATTTGATTACTGAAACTATGGGTATTGAAGTAGAAAGTCGTGAATTAAGCAGTATTGTTGGAAGAGGAGGAACCTCTGGTATTGGTACTTATACTCATGATTTAGGAGGATTTATTCTAGATGGTGGGCACAGTAAAGAAGAAAAACCATTGTTTTTACCATCTGGTGCATCTGAAGCAAAACCAGCAACTTTAATTGCAAGATATGACTTTCCTGAAGAATGGAACATTTTAATAGCTATTCCTGAAATTGAAAAACATATGGAAGGGGATGATGAAGTAGATGTTTTCCAAACTTATTGCCCTCTTCCAAAAGAGGAAGTAGAACAAGTATCTCACTTAATTTTAATGAATCTTGTTCCATTTATGATCGAAAAAGATATTAAAAACTTTGGTTGGTCTATAAGTCAACTTCAAAATGTAGGTTTTAATAAATTGGAACATTCTCTTGATGATAGTTACTTGCCTACAATGAAAGCTATTGAAGATGCCGGCGCATACGGTGTAGGAATTAGCTCATTTGGTCCGGTTTTATATACTATTTTTGATGAATCAAATGAATTCATTGTAGAAAAGACCAGAGAAATCATCGGGGATAATGGTACTGTATTTGTCACTAAAGCTCAAAATCATGGATTTGTTATTGAAAAATAA